In the Deltaproteobacteria bacterium genome, one interval contains:
- a CDS encoding tetratricopeptide repeat protein produces the protein MPSKLRIVILLLLILPAISCVTSVKNRKSKETDIHYNLGISYLNEGNRVRALKELLKSEELSPQNKAVQNALGLVYFGLGEIDKSLLHFNKAISIDPEYSEAFNNMGVVYLENKDYNKAVSAFNRAVSNEQYSTPERAYNNIGWVYYQKRDYDKAISFYEKALKFAPNFPLPRFNIGLIYFDKGQYRKAAVQFRNLVNDFPAYGQARLKLAMTYLQLKKKGLALKEFEMLLDVSNDEAIKLEADKYINILK, from the coding sequence ATGCCATCAAAATTAAGGATTGTTATTTTACTCTTGCTCATCCTTCCCGCTATCTCATGTGTAACGTCAGTTAAAAACAGAAAATCTAAAGAAACGGATATTCATTATAATCTTGGTATATCCTATCTCAATGAGGGAAATAGAGTAAGGGCTTTAAAGGAACTTTTAAAGTCCGAAGAGCTCTCACCACAAAATAAGGCGGTGCAAAATGCGCTCGGTCTTGTTTATTTTGGCCTCGGGGAGATTGATAAAAGTTTGCTGCACTTTAATAAGGCGATTTCTATCGATCCGGAATATTCAGAAGCCTTTAATAATATGGGTGTTGTTTACCTGGAAAATAAGGATTACAATAAGGCTGTTTCAGCATTTAACAGGGCTGTATCGAATGAGCAATATTCAACGCCTGAAAGGGCCTATAACAATATAGGATGGGTCTATTATCAGAAGAGAGATTATGATAAGGCCATTTCGTTCTATGAAAAAGCACTCAAATTTGCACCGAACTTCCCTCTGCCCAGGTTCAATATTGGCCTCATCTATTTTGATAAAGGGCAGTATAGAAAAGCCGCTGTACAATTTAGAAATCTGGTAAATGATTTCCCTGCTTACGGACAGGCAAGGCTAAAGCTGGCCATGACTTATCTCCAGCTAAAGAAAAAAGGTCTTGCGCTGAAAGAATTTGAGATGCTTCTTGATGTATCCAATGATGAAGCGATAAAGCTTGAAGCAGATAAATATATAAATATTTTGAAGTAA
- a CDS encoding CapA family protein gives MQKIPLHFGFCFSLLILFFPLITEGHEPPVTFVAVGDIMMGRHIGKYMKKKGDLYPFMNFITPFRKADIVFANLESVLGDKSDKEFFPKKPYNFIAPLKTADTLKMLGFNVLSMANNHAMDYGPSPVTKTRNILIKRGISPFGAGKNLDEARTPAIKTVKNIKFGFLGYSNGHSHLVYASKKRAGAVPYRLKIMLEDINSLRSKVDILVVSLHWGVEYEKFPTKKQIKVAHQLIDAGADIILGHHPHVMQGIEFYKGKLIVYSLGNFLFDQKHKDTPRSFMLVMKFKNKKLARAYVEPLDRFNSFYPKIARGKRGEEILKELRRISEPLNSNPLLLDRIGLKSAGKKK, from the coding sequence TTGCAGAAAATTCCTCTTCATTTTGGGTTTTGCTTTTCTCTTCTCATCCTTTTTTTTCCTCTAATTACAGAAGGACATGAGCCTCCTGTCACCTTTGTTGCCGTAGGTGACATTATGATGGGAAGGCATATTGGAAAATATATGAAAAAAAAGGGCGATCTTTACCCTTTTATGAACTTCATTACTCCCTTTCGGAAGGCAGATATTGTTTTTGCAAATCTGGAGTCCGTTCTCGGCGATAAAAGCGATAAGGAGTTTTTCCCAAAAAAGCCTTACAACTTTATTGCGCCCCTAAAGACTGCCGATACACTTAAAATGCTTGGATTCAATGTTTTAAGCATGGCCAACAATCACGCAATGGATTATGGACCATCACCGGTAACAAAAACGCGCAATATCCTCATTAAAAGAGGTATCTCCCCTTTCGGAGCAGGTAAAAACCTTGATGAGGCAAGAACACCTGCTATTAAAACAGTAAAAAATATCAAGTTTGGTTTTTTGGGTTATTCCAACGGACATTCCCATCTTGTCTATGCTTCTAAAAAAAGAGCGGGCGCTGTTCCCTATAGACTGAAAATAATGCTGGAAGATATAAACTCTCTCAGGTCCAAAGTCGATATTCTTGTTGTATCACTCCATTGGGGGGTGGAATATGAAAAATTTCCTACAAAGAAGCAGATAAAGGTAGCTCACCAGCTTATAGATGCAGGCGCAGATATTATCCTGGGACACCATCCACATGTTATGCAGGGGATTGAATTTTATAAGGGAAAGCTGATAGTCTACAGCCTCGGCAATTTTCTTTTTGATCAGAAACATAAAGACACGCCGAGGAGCTTTATGCTTGTTATGAAATTCAAGAATAAAAAGCTTGCCAGGGCTTATGTTGAGCCACTTGACAGGTTTAATTCATTCTACCCGAAAATTGCCAGAGGCAAGCGTGGTGAGGAAATATTAAAAGAGCTTAGAAGGATATCGGAACCTCTCAATTCGAATCCACTTTTACTTGATCGGATTGGACTTAAAAGTGCAGGGAAGAAGAAGTGA